In Pyrus communis chromosome 8, drPyrComm1.1, whole genome shotgun sequence, one genomic interval encodes:
- the LOC137743351 gene encoding F-box/kelch-repeat protein At3g06240-like, with protein MENPNFPTDIMLDILSRLPVKSLCRFRCVSKSWRSLVTDPDFVKIHLNKAFENVEIFHQRRRLMFSDGSHTSLYSLDLDEFLNHNDAVHNYLDEKENDNDINTNDDDDEAVATELDYIYSEIPNNWVFMVFHCNGLLLCQLYNWELYLVNPATRKSKKLPDIPSSSIAYYFDLFGFGFDHSTDDYKVVDLRYLKGGIMFIVYTLKTGSWREIQRQYPYKSDLMLHGILVSGGLHWLVNRVRGSSVIISFDLAEEHVQEIPLPCDLVDAKGYIVGVFRQMLCITRCDGQTHNEFWIMKEYGVRESWTKVRISMPYSLLLHSGFKRKNHDLLVFKDRLFMYNFNGERFRKLSVSGFPIVTEVGIYLESLVSPNSCRGGC; from the coding sequence AtggaaaaccctaatttcccaaCTGATATCATGCTCGACATTCTTTCAAGGCTACCAGTGAAGTCATTGTGCCGCTTCAGGTGTGTATCAAAGTCATGGCGTTCTCTAGTCACCGACCCtgattttgttaaaattcacCTTAACAAAGCTTTTGAGAATGTGGAGATTTTCCATCAAAGGCGAAGGCTTATGTTTAGTGATGGGTCACATACGTCACTCTACTCCTTGGACCTCGATGAGTTTCTCAACCATAACGATGCAGTTCATAATTATCTTGATGAAAAAGAGAATGACAATGATATTAATACCaacgatgatgatgatgaagcaGTGGCTACTGAGCTCGACTACATTTATAGTGAAATCCCAAATAATTGGGTTTTCATGGTGTTTCACTGCAATGGTTTGTTGCTGTGCCAGTTATATAACTGGGAGTTGTATCTGGTTAACCCAGCAACAAGGAAATCCAAGAAACTACCAGATATTCCATCTTCTAGCATTGCGTATTATTTTGATCtctttggttttggatttgatcACTCCACTGATGATTACAAGGTGGTTGATTTGCGATACTTGAAGGGTGGAATTATGTTTATTGTGTACACGCTGAAAACTGGTTCTTGGCGGGAGATTCAAAGGCAATATCCTTACAAATCTGATCTCATGTTACATGGGATCCTGGTCAGTGGAGGCCTTCATTGGCTGGTGAACAGAGTTCGAGGTTCATCAGTGATTATATCTTTTGATTTAGCAGAGGAGCATGTTCAAGAAATCCCATTGCCATGTGATTTGGTTGACGCTAAAGGTTATATTGTCGGAGTATTTAGACAGATGCTGTGCATAACACGTTGTGATGGGCAAACACACAATGAGTTTTGGATCATGAAAGAATATGGAGTGAGGGAGTCTTGGACTAAAGTAAGAATCTCCATGCCATATTCTTTGTTGTTACATTCAGGTTTCAAGAGGAAAAATCATGATCTTTTGGTGTTCAAGGACCGGTTGTTTATGTACAATTTTAACGGTGAAAGATTTCGGAAATTATCAGTGTCCGGATTCCCCATAGTTACTGAAGTTGGGATCTACCTGGAGAGCCTTGTTTCGCCGAATTCTTGTAGAGGAGGATGTTAG